The following coding sequences are from one Rhodobiaceae bacterium window:
- the infC gene encoding translation initiation factor IF-3, protein MLIDGEGEKRGVVSLEDALTLADESGLDLVEVSPNADPPVCKLLDLGKYKYQAQKKAAEARKKQKTVEVKEIKMRPNIDTHDYDVKMKNMLRFFGEGDKVKVTLRFRGREMAHQDLGMKVLNRVRSDLEEIAKVELYPKMEGRQMIMVLAPR, encoded by the coding sequence ATGCTGATTGATGGCGAAGGTGAAAAACGAGGTGTCGTCTCGCTTGAAGATGCCCTTACCCTTGCAGATGAGTCTGGCCTGGATCTCGTAGAGGTCTCGCCGAACGCTGACCCGCCCGTATGCAAACTTCTGGATCTTGGGAAATATAAGTACCAGGCACAGAAGAAGGCTGCCGAGGCGCGGAAGAAGCAGAAGACCGTCGAAGTCAAAGAAATCAAAATGCGCCCGAACATCGACACGCATGACTATGACGTGAAGATGAAAAACATGCTTCGCTTCTTTGGAGAAGGCGACAAGGTCAAAGTGACTCTTCGCTTCCGTGGTCGTGAGATGGCACACCAGGATCTGGGCATGAAAGTGCTGAACCGGGTCCGCAGTGATCTGGAAGAGATCGCGAAAGTGGAGCTCTATCCCAAGATGGAAGGCCGCCAGATGATTATGGTGCTGGCGCCACGCTAA
- a CDS encoding hypothetical protein (stringent starvation protein A homolog) — protein sequence MPQLYHLPVSPSCRTVRLLLGEKGIEPALFEERAWERREDFLRLNPAGETPVLVEDDGLVVPGFWPLVEYLDEKYPNPSLLPTEAADRVEARRVADWFATKFAAEVSEPLIYEKVTKRFLSVSSGGGGPEMAVVRAALHNIRYHLDYVCYLMESRTWLAGDEISIADLVAAAHFSCLDYVGDVPWRQYESAKEWYVRIKSRPAFRTLLADHVAGMPPPRAYANLDF from the coding sequence ATGCCCCAACTTTACCATCTTCCCGTTTCCCCTTCCTGCCGAACCGTTCGACTGCTTCTGGGTGAGAAGGGAATTGAACCAGCACTCTTTGAAGAACGTGCCTGGGAACGCCGCGAAGATTTTCTGCGACTCAATCCCGCGGGTGAAACTCCAGTGCTGGTCGAAGATGATGGTTTGGTTGTCCCGGGCTTCTGGCCGCTCGTCGAATATCTGGATGAGAAATATCCCAACCCTTCATTATTGCCGACCGAGGCAGCAGACCGGGTTGAGGCAAGGCGTGTCGCCGATTGGTTTGCGACGAAGTTTGCGGCTGAAGTCTCTGAGCCTCTCATCTACGAGAAAGTCACAAAACGCTTCCTAAGTGTCTCCTCAGGCGGTGGTGGTCCGGAAATGGCTGTGGTTCGTGCGGCACTTCACAATATTCGCTATCACCTCGATTACGTTTGCTACCTCATGGAGAGCCGAACTTGGCTCGCAGGCGATGAGATCAGTATTGCGGACTTGGTCGCCGCCGCGCATTTCTCCTGTCTCGACTATGTTGGTGACGTGCCCTGGCGTCAGTATGAGAGCGCAAAAGAATGGTACGTTCGGATTAAGTCACGGCCAGCCTTCCGCACTTTACTAGCCGATCATGTAGCGGGCATGCCGCCCCCGCGCGCATACGCAAATCTGGACTTTTAG
- a CDS encoding 3 beta-hydroxysteroid dehydrogenase/Delta 5-->4-isomerase, whose amino-acid sequence MSVGTSGSELKAGDLVTIFGGSGFVGRYLVRALAEQGYRVRVAVRRPNEALFLKPMGDVGQVQPVQANIRDQASCAAAIEGADAVVNLVGVLYESGAQKFDAVHAMGAKQLAALAADTGITNFLQMSAIGADADSTSAYARSKATGEAAVLEAIPTATIVRPSILFGPEDQFFNRFAAMASLAPALPLIGGGETKYQPVYVKDVAAAITVALQQSQWNGKVLELGGPEVATFAELMKITLKEIGRSRPLVKLPSFAAKAMASVLQILPAPLLTVDQVELLKHDNVVSEGALGLSDLGIEPSAMSAILPAYLYRFRRTGQFADGVTGDA is encoded by the coding sequence ATGTCAGTGGGCACATCTGGATCAGAGCTTAAGGCAGGGGATCTTGTAACAATATTTGGCGGATCCGGTTTTGTCGGACGCTACCTTGTGCGTGCGCTGGCAGAACAGGGCTATCGGGTCCGTGTCGCTGTGCGTCGGCCTAACGAGGCTCTCTTTCTGAAACCTATGGGGGATGTGGGCCAGGTTCAGCCCGTGCAGGCCAATATTCGTGATCAGGCATCCTGTGCCGCGGCCATAGAAGGCGCGGACGCGGTCGTCAATCTGGTGGGAGTCCTCTACGAAAGCGGTGCGCAGAAATTTGACGCGGTCCATGCTATGGGCGCGAAACAGCTGGCCGCGCTCGCCGCAGACACTGGCATCACCAACTTCCTCCAGATGTCGGCCATTGGGGCGGATGCTGACAGCACGTCCGCATATGCACGCTCCAAAGCCACTGGTGAAGCAGCTGTGCTTGAGGCGATTCCGACCGCGACCATCGTGCGCCCCTCCATCTTATTTGGACCCGAAGATCAATTCTTCAATCGTTTTGCAGCCATGGCGAGCTTGGCCCCGGCACTTCCTTTGATTGGTGGCGGCGAGACCAAATATCAGCCGGTCTACGTCAAAGACGTGGCTGCGGCGATAACGGTCGCTCTGCAACAGTCTCAGTGGAACGGCAAGGTTCTGGAACTCGGTGGGCCCGAGGTCGCGACATTCGCGGAGCTGATGAAGATCACTCTCAAAGAAATTGGTCGTTCGCGACCGCTGGTAAAGCTGCCCTCCTTCGCTGCGAAGGCGATGGCATCTGTGCTGCAGATACTGCCAGCGCCTCTGCTGACCGTGGATCAGGTGGAGCTCTTGAAGCATGACAATGTGGTCAGCGAGGGTGCTCTGGGACTTTCAGACTTGGGCATAGAGCCTTCAGCCATGTCAGCGATCCTGCCGGCCTATCTCTATCGTTTCCGGCGCACTGGGCAATTCGCGGATGGTGTTACCGGCGACGCCTGA
- the uppP gene encoding undecaprenyl-diphosphatase, producing the protein MSLEQLILLALIQGITEFLPVSSSGHLSLVHELTGWADQGVLVDVAVHAGTLGAVLLYFRRDVWAMTLGGLTLLRGELTDDGRMALYIVGATIPVIIAGYFLLSTGYVDLLRAAAIVAWANLFFAGVLWITDRAGAVTRRLEQMDWSAAMIIGGAQVLALIPGASRAGVTISAARLLGFEREGAARFSMLLSIPTILGGAVASSIKVYEAGDVSLGADMGIAALLSFVVALAAIHLFLKMMTHMTLTPFVIYRVVLGVGLLGWLYL; encoded by the coding sequence ATGTCTTTGGAACAATTGATCCTTCTTGCGCTCATTCAGGGCATCACCGAATTTCTTCCCGTCAGTTCATCTGGTCATTTGAGCCTGGTTCATGAGTTGACAGGGTGGGCAGATCAGGGCGTCCTTGTCGATGTTGCCGTCCACGCTGGAACCCTTGGGGCGGTTCTGCTCTATTTTCGGCGAGACGTCTGGGCAATGACCCTGGGTGGTCTCACCCTGTTGCGAGGTGAGCTCACCGATGATGGACGCATGGCGCTCTATATCGTCGGGGCCACCATCCCTGTGATCATTGCGGGATATTTCCTCCTCTCCACCGGCTATGTCGACCTGTTGCGGGCAGCAGCGATTGTGGCGTGGGCCAATCTCTTTTTCGCCGGCGTGCTCTGGATCACTGACCGCGCTGGCGCTGTTACACGGCGTCTTGAACAGATGGATTGGAGCGCTGCGATGATCATCGGCGGCGCGCAGGTGCTGGCACTCATCCCCGGCGCCAGCCGGGCAGGCGTCACAATCTCAGCGGCGCGCTTGCTTGGCTTTGAGCGGGAAGGTGCAGCACGGTTCTCCATGCTGCTCTCCATTCCCACTATCCTGGGGGGCGCTGTCGCGAGCAGCATCAAAGTCTACGAAGCGGGCGATGTCAGTTTGGGGGCAGATATGGGTATCGCAGCCCTTCTGTCCTTCGTCGTAGCCCTGGCCGCCATTCATCTCTTTCTAAAGATGATGACGCACATGACCCTTACACCCTTCGTGATCTACAGGGTGGTGTTGGGCGTCGGCCTTCTTGGCTGGCTGTACCTTTGA
- the queG gene encoding epoxyqueuosine reductase, with translation MSATEQTDVAALRAEIVAQAKAAGFDDVGFSPANLGEETQQKFQQWLDQGAHGDMAWMEETRERRASPGALWPEVKSVIVLAMNYGPEGDPLETLQHPDKANISVYARNRDYHDLVKKRLKRIARWLVDETGCELKVFVDTAPILERPVAAGSSLGWQGKHTNLVSNELGSWFFIGSIFTDMELPADEPHSDQCGSCHACLDACPTDAFPNPYELDARRCISYLTIEHKGHIAPEFRVPMANRIYGCDDCLAACPWNKFAQAASEIALQPRKDLTGPDLRELLALDDTAFRALFAGSPVKRIGRDRFLRNVLIAAANSGDETLLPQITDHLDDASALVRAMAVWAVGQLASTKEAERLYLDRNDRETDKDVKAEWARLQSLPR, from the coding sequence ATGTCAGCGACTGAGCAAACAGATGTCGCTGCTCTTAGAGCAGAGATTGTTGCTCAGGCAAAAGCAGCTGGTTTCGATGATGTTGGTTTCTCTCCCGCAAATTTGGGTGAAGAGACACAACAAAAATTCCAGCAATGGTTGGATCAGGGTGCCCATGGCGATATGGCCTGGATGGAGGAGACGCGAGAACGCCGCGCCTCTCCAGGCGCACTTTGGCCGGAGGTGAAAAGCGTCATCGTTTTGGCTATGAATTATGGACCAGAGGGTGATCCCCTAGAGACGCTGCAGCACCCCGATAAGGCCAACATTTCTGTCTATGCCAGGAATCGGGATTACCATGATCTGGTGAAAAAGCGTTTGAAGCGCATTGCCAGGTGGCTGGTTGATGAGACGGGGTGCGAGCTTAAAGTCTTTGTGGACACGGCGCCGATTCTTGAAAGACCCGTGGCGGCGGGTTCGTCTCTCGGGTGGCAGGGCAAGCACACCAATCTTGTGTCAAACGAACTTGGCAGCTGGTTTTTCATTGGGTCAATTTTTACAGACATGGAACTCCCAGCAGACGAACCTCACAGCGACCAGTGCGGCTCTTGCCATGCTTGTCTTGATGCATGCCCAACGGATGCTTTCCCCAATCCTTATGAGCTCGATGCCCGTCGCTGCATCTCCTATCTGACCATTGAGCATAAGGGGCACATCGCACCTGAATTCAGGGTGCCGATGGCAAATCGGATCTATGGCTGCGACGACTGTTTGGCAGCCTGCCCCTGGAACAAGTTTGCTCAGGCAGCGTCGGAAATTGCGCTCCAGCCACGTAAGGATCTAACAGGCCCAGATCTTCGAGAGCTTCTGGCACTAGACGACACAGCATTTCGTGCGCTTTTCGCAGGTTCTCCGGTCAAGCGGATCGGACGCGATAGGTTTCTTCGCAATGTGCTGATTGCAGCCGCCAATTCAGGTGATGAGACTTTACTTCCCCAGATCACGGATCATCTGGACGACGCATCAGCGCTGGTTCGGGCCATGGCGGTTTGGGCTGTGGGGCAACTCGCATCAACCAAAGAGGCTGAGCGGCTCTATCTTGATCGAAACGACCGAGAAACAGACAAAGACGTTAAGGCTGAGTGGGCGCGCCTGCAGTCACTTCCGCGATGA
- the rsbQ gene encoding sigma factor SigB regulation protein RsbQ: protein MSTQTQVSFLSRPDGEKLAYLQEKGTDGNVGVTWLGGFKSDMTGTKATALADWARARDRSYLRFDYFGHGQSSGRFVEGTISRWRDDALAALDELCEGPQILVGSSMGAWIALLAARARPTLVKALVLIAPAPDFTEALMWEGFDETIRTTLRTEGVYRQPSDYDEPYEISFALIEDGRQHLLLGDTIPLTQPVRILQGMADEDVPWRHAMLLAETLTSDDVTVSLTKSGDHRLSEPDDIERLTKTLDKLHNELSA, encoded by the coding sequence ATGAGCACCCAGACCCAAGTTTCTTTTCTTTCGCGACCTGATGGCGAAAAGCTCGCCTATCTGCAGGAAAAGGGCACCGACGGCAATGTGGGTGTTACCTGGCTCGGTGGCTTTAAATCCGACATGACAGGGACAAAAGCGACCGCTTTGGCTGATTGGGCCAGAGCGCGCGACCGATCCTATTTGCGTTTCGACTATTTTGGCCATGGTCAGTCGAGTGGTCGGTTTGTCGAAGGCACCATCAGCCGATGGCGCGACGATGCTCTGGCTGCGTTGGATGAGCTTTGTGAGGGCCCCCAGATTTTGGTCGGTTCCAGCATGGGCGCTTGGATTGCGCTCCTGGCGGCGCGCGCCCGGCCTACCCTAGTCAAGGCTCTGGTTCTGATTGCTCCCGCGCCCGACTTTACCGAAGCTCTGATGTGGGAAGGGTTCGATGAAACTATCCGCACGACCTTGCGGACCGAGGGCGTCTACCGCCAGCCGTCGGACTATGATGAGCCCTATGAAATCAGCTTTGCCCTGATTGAAGACGGACGCCAACATCTCCTTCTTGGCGACACCATTCCTCTCACGCAGCCTGTGCGGATCCTTCAGGGCATGGCGGACGAAGATGTGCCCTGGCGCCACGCCATGCTGCTCGCAGAAACGCTTACGAGTGACGATGTCACAGTCTCCCTCACAAAGAGCGGGGATCACAGATTGTCAGAACCTGATGACATTGAGCGGCTCACAAAAACACTCGACAAGTTGCACAATGAGCTAAGCGCTTAA
- the pimB gene encoding GDP-mannose-dependent alpha-(1-6)-phosphatidylinositol monomannoside mannosyltransferase, protein MTIKLVQPAKPTVLQVIPSLGTGGAERTTIDVARALMADGCRAIVASRGGRLVRELDQMGAEHIELPVHSKNPVVMGLNVERLTRLIEKQNVDIVHARSRAPAWSALAAARRTKRPFVTTYHSKVHERPRLKVFYNSVMTRGAVVIANSEFTAERIRKFHGETGAKIVTIPRGTDMSEFDPNGPAAKRGLALREQWGAGTGDTLFMLAGRLTRWKGQLLATEALGRLNARMGSSAASAKLILVGDAQGRTDYEDEIKAAIEAYNPALRVRLVGHCDDMPAACSAADIVLAPSLDPEPFGRSAVEAQAMARPVIVADHGGAKDTVLDASDSGGSAAATGWRVTPGDADALASAMAEALAMNSTDRQAMGTRGRAFVADQFSMTAMTDRTLAVYRDLVDE, encoded by the coding sequence GTGACTATCAAGCTGGTGCAACCTGCCAAACCAACTGTCCTGCAAGTGATCCCATCATTGGGAACCGGCGGGGCTGAGCGCACGACAATAGATGTGGCACGCGCGCTTATGGCGGATGGGTGCAGAGCGATTGTTGCGAGCCGTGGTGGCAGATTGGTCAGGGAGCTGGACCAGATGGGCGCAGAGCATATTGAATTGCCCGTCCACTCAAAAAACCCAGTCGTGATGGGTCTCAATGTGGAACGTCTGACCCGCCTGATCGAAAAGCAGAATGTAGACATTGTGCATGCGCGCAGTCGGGCCCCGGCCTGGAGCGCTTTGGCCGCCGCCAGGCGCACGAAGCGGCCCTTCGTGACCACCTATCACAGCAAGGTCCATGAGCGGCCCCGCCTCAAAGTTTTCTACAATTCAGTCATGACCCGTGGTGCCGTGGTCATCGCCAACTCCGAATTCACAGCTGAGCGCATCCGGAAATTTCATGGGGAAACGGGGGCTAAGATCGTCACCATTCCCCGCGGCACGGACATGTCAGAGTTTGATCCGAACGGCCCCGCGGCGAAACGCGGTCTAGCCTTGCGGGAACAATGGGGCGCGGGGACGGGAGACACCCTTTTCATGCTTGCAGGACGCCTCACGCGCTGGAAAGGCCAGTTACTCGCGACGGAGGCGCTCGGACGCTTGAACGCCCGCATGGGGTCGAGTGCGGCCAGTGCCAAGCTGATCCTGGTCGGCGACGCTCAAGGGCGAACGGACTATGAAGATGAAATCAAGGCCGCGATAGAGGCGTACAATCCGGCGCTGAGAGTGCGCCTGGTCGGCCATTGTGACGATATGCCAGCCGCATGCAGCGCAGCCGACATTGTTCTGGCTCCCTCCCTTGATCCTGAACCCTTCGGGCGAAGCGCGGTTGAGGCGCAGGCGATGGCGCGCCCTGTTATCGTTGCCGATCATGGGGGTGCCAAAGATACGGTGCTGGACGCCTCAGACTCTGGCGGCAGCGCAGCAGCGACAGGGTGGCGGGTGACACCTGGCGATGCCGATGCTTTGGCAAGCGCGATGGCAGAGGCGCTGGCGATGAACAGCACAGATCGCCAGGCGATGGGCACAAGGGGGCGCGCTTTCGTGGCAGATCAGTTTTCCATGACAGCTATGACTGATCGGACTCTGGCGGTCTACCGCGACCTGGTCGACGAATGA
- the lptA gene encoding lipopolysaccharide export system protein LptA, giving the protein MIGRLGKLMMVAGIALLFLPFGAQAEDNESPVGFKTDPDAPIEIEADTLEVEQNAQTATFIGNVVAVQGAIRLRADRLIVTYAQKADGAPSSEDGADDGTGGTEITRIDAKSNVHVMSEDDQSASGDWALYMVADENITMGDTVVLRQGENVIRGQRLNIDLNSGQARVEGGVTATDTENPSSGRVRGLFQAPQQ; this is encoded by the coding sequence ATGATTGGTCGCTTAGGAAAACTCATGATGGTGGCGGGCATTGCCCTCCTCTTTCTGCCCTTTGGCGCGCAGGCCGAAGATAATGAAAGCCCGGTCGGCTTCAAAACCGATCCGGATGCGCCGATCGAAATTGAAGCGGATACGCTTGAGGTTGAGCAGAACGCTCAGACGGCGACCTTTATAGGCAATGTGGTCGCCGTGCAGGGGGCCATACGCCTGCGCGCTGACCGACTTATTGTTACCTATGCCCAGAAAGCAGATGGCGCGCCCTCTTCCGAAGACGGAGCCGACGACGGGACGGGCGGTACTGAAATCACCCGCATTGATGCGAAATCAAATGTCCATGTCATGTCAGAGGACGATCAGTCGGCTTCGGGTGACTGGGCGCTCTATATGGTCGCTGACGAGAACATCACGATGGGCGACACCGTTGTCTTGCGACAAGGTGAAAACGTCATTCGTGGGCAGCGGCTCAATATCGACCTTAATAGCGGGCAGGCAAGGGTCGAAGGCGGGGTTACCGCCACAGACACGGAAAACCCCAGTTCTGGGCGGGTTCGAGGCCTTTTTCAGGCGCCACAGCAGTAA
- the hmrR gene encoding HTH-type transcriptional regulator HmrR, whose protein sequence is MKIGTLAERAGLSTKTIRYYEKVGLIDPPPRTEGGYRAYVDGDIDVLRFVARARGLGFSVKECKALLTLYSDRSRASADVKALALAHIEEVDRKIKELQSIRHTLGELATKCHGDDRPDCPIIEELSNMAEAR, encoded by the coding sequence ATGAAGATTGGAACCTTGGCCGAGCGAGCGGGGCTTTCGACAAAAACCATCCGCTACTATGAGAAAGTGGGTCTCATTGATCCACCTCCACGAACGGAGGGCGGCTATCGCGCCTACGTAGATGGCGATATCGATGTTTTACGATTTGTGGCGCGTGCGCGTGGCCTCGGGTTTTCTGTCAAAGAATGCAAGGCCTTGCTCACGCTTTACAGCGATCGATCCCGAGCGTCAGCGGACGTTAAGGCGCTCGCGCTTGCCCACATTGAAGAAGTGGACCGGAAAATCAAAGAGCTTCAGTCCATCCGTCACACATTAGGTGAGCTTGCCACTAAATGTCATGGCGATGACCGTCCGGACTGCCCGATAATTGAAGAGTTGTCGAATATGGCCGAAGCGCGGTAA
- the rnd gene encoding ribonuclease D translates to MGVRRKNGFAPYGNTRTGMSITLHKGDLPADLDFGASVAVDSETLGLQIPRDKLCLVQLSAGDGNAHIVQLDRARYDAPNLRALMANPEVTKIFHYARFDVAVMQQYLGVVTTPIYCTKIASKLVRTYTDRHGLKDLCRELAGVEISKQQQSSDWGAETLSEAQLSYAASDVLHLHKLKTVLDDMLEREGRMEYAKACFAFLPVRASLDLAGWPDEDIFSH, encoded by the coding sequence ATGGGCGTTCGCCGCAAAAACGGGTTTGCCCCTTACGGCAACACGAGAACCGGCATGAGCATCACACTCCATAAAGGCGACCTTCCAGCGGACCTCGATTTCGGCGCTTCCGTCGCGGTTGATAGTGAGACGTTGGGCTTGCAGATCCCCCGGGACAAGCTGTGTCTGGTACAGCTGTCCGCCGGTGACGGAAACGCCCATATCGTTCAGCTCGACAGAGCGCGCTACGACGCCCCAAACCTGCGTGCCTTGATGGCAAATCCGGAAGTCACGAAGATTTTCCACTATGCCCGGTTTGATGTCGCGGTTATGCAGCAATATCTGGGTGTTGTGACGACCCCGATTTATTGCACCAAAATCGCTTCAAAGCTGGTGCGCACCTATACAGACCGTCACGGGCTGAAAGACTTGTGCCGAGAGCTCGCTGGAGTAGAGATTTCCAAACAACAGCAGAGTTCCGATTGGGGGGCTGAAACGCTGTCAGAGGCCCAATTGTCCTATGCCGCATCAGATGTGCTTCACCTGCACAAGCTGAAAACAGTGCTCGACGACATGCTGGAGCGCGAAGGCCGTATGGAATATGCCAAGGCCTGCTTCGCCTTTTTGCCAGTTCGGGCGTCGCTGGACCTTGCCGGATGGCCCGATGAGGACATTTTCTCTCACTAA
- a CDS encoding putative PEP-CTERM system TPR-repeat lipoprotein (PEP_TPR_lipo) translates to MMPITETSTRPIAKLYAVCVVTAFASLTAAQAQVVNYSSCVELARADPDAAYDAALAWAETDLTGGASHCAGLALVGLGLFDAAGDRFTRAAVDGQAMEDVERALLHQQAGDAWLMANNGASATGAFTQALSFIPENPELLFGRARGYELDKQTALALQDVNLAIARNPAYAAAYLLRGRLYRQSKQFDAAAADIDAAMANGIDEVAARLERGLIRFERGNEAGALEDWQMIIATDRRADGSAGPAATAASRFIAEVTAGAPTQP, encoded by the coding sequence ATGATGCCTATCACAGAGACTTCCACCCGACCAATCGCGAAACTATACGCGGTTTGTGTCGTGACAGCTTTCGCCTCCCTGACCGCCGCGCAGGCGCAAGTGGTCAATTATAGCTCCTGCGTTGAGCTTGCCCGCGCGGACCCCGATGCGGCGTATGACGCCGCGCTTGCGTGGGCCGAAACAGACCTGACAGGGGGGGCTTCCCACTGTGCAGGCCTTGCACTTGTCGGTTTGGGTCTGTTCGACGCTGCTGGGGATCGGTTCACCCGCGCAGCTGTCGACGGACAGGCGATGGAAGATGTAGAGAGGGCATTGCTCCACCAGCAAGCTGGTGATGCCTGGCTGATGGCCAACAACGGAGCAAGTGCCACCGGCGCTTTCACGCAAGCCCTTAGTTTTATTCCAGAAAACCCGGAGCTCTTGTTTGGGCGGGCTCGCGGCTATGAACTAGACAAACAGACTGCACTCGCATTGCAAGACGTCAATCTGGCAATCGCCCGGAACCCGGCATATGCGGCTGCTTATCTTCTGCGGGGACGCCTTTATCGTCAGAGCAAACAGTTTGATGCTGCGGCTGCAGATATCGACGCCGCGATGGCAAATGGCATCGACGAAGTGGCAGCACGTTTGGAACGCGGCCTTATTCGCTTTGAGAGGGGCAATGAGGCCGGCGCACTTGAAGACTGGCAGATGATTATCGCGACAGACCGGCGCGCAGATGGATCCGCTGGTCCCGCGGCCACGGCGGCGAGCAGATTCATCGCGGAAGTGACTGCAGGCGCGCCCACTCAGCCTTAA
- a CDS encoding lipopolysaccharide-assembly, LptC-related: MSVQSPPGQSAQNFGSPASGPNGGPGGLEPSDERSRYSAFVLGMKILLPALAIILVISVFVSSTTFNSRPEITPTFREVGRLNDDLRMVSPRITGVDRRGRPYVVTADTATQEVDNPDLIFLENIEADLMLDEGGNWLSVTSRFGTLQTEAETLKLREDISVFSANGYEFHAQTADMDFRAGSLISDQPVYGQGPVGTLNANGVETSNNGDKIVFTGGVRVVVYYKAG; the protein is encoded by the coding sequence ATGAGCGTGCAATCGCCACCAGGCCAATCTGCCCAAAATTTTGGATCGCCGGCTAGTGGCCCAAATGGCGGCCCCGGCGGCCTTGAGCCCAGTGACGAACGCAGCCGATACAGCGCCTTTGTTCTTGGAATGAAGATCCTTCTTCCTGCGCTGGCAATCATTCTCGTCATCAGCGTGTTTGTTTCATCCACAACCTTCAATTCAAGACCAGAAATCACTCCGACCTTTCGCGAGGTTGGACGTCTCAATGATGACTTGCGGATGGTGAGCCCTCGGATCACCGGTGTCGACAGACGCGGACGCCCCTACGTTGTCACCGCGGATACAGCGACCCAAGAGGTCGACAATCCTGATCTGATCTTTCTTGAAAATATTGAAGCTGATTTGATGCTGGACGAAGGTGGCAATTGGTTGTCGGTGACATCGCGCTTCGGAACACTTCAAACAGAAGCGGAAACGCTCAAGCTGCGGGAAGATATCAGCGTCTTTTCAGCAAATGGGTATGAGTTTCACGCTCAAACAGCAGATATGGATTTCAGGGCGGGATCGCTGATCAGCGACCAGCCTGTTTATGGCCAAGGGCCAGTGGGGACGCTCAACGCAAATGGCGTTGAAACATCCAATAATGGCGACAAGATCGTTTTCACCGGTGGTGTGCGTGTCGTTGTGTATTACAAGGCGGGATAA